The following proteins are encoded in a genomic region of Bubalus kerabau isolate K-KA32 ecotype Philippines breed swamp buffalo chromosome 15, PCC_UOA_SB_1v2, whole genome shotgun sequence:
- the LOC129628502 gene encoding olfactory receptor 5AK2-like: MGQNNGTEVTEFILLGFAGQHKSWHVLFIVFLVIYGVTLVGNIGMILLIKTDSSLHTLMYFFLQNLAFVDLGYANAITLEMLHNLMSTEKSISFFGCMLQLLVYGTFVTSDCYILAAMAVDRYVAICNPLHYGTVMSQRVCIQLLTGSYFMGFLNASVNVGFTFSLKFCKSNKINHFFCDEPPILALSCSNIYFSIMVLAAFVGFNLTFTILVIIFSYMFILSVILKISSSAGRKKAFSTYASHLTAVTIFYGTLSYMYVYHGTLETQEQEKMASIFYGIVIPMLNPIIYSLRNQDVREALKGVGKKCS, translated from the coding sequence ATGGGACAAAACAATGGCACTGAAGTAACTGAATTCATTCTCCTGGGATTCGCTGGTCAACACAAGTCTTGGCATGTCCTCTTCATAGTATTTCTAGTGATCTATGGGGTCACCCTGGTGGGTAACATTGGCATGATCCTCCTCATCAAGACTGACTCTTCCCTTCACACCCTCAtgtattttttcctccaaaacttGGCTTTTGTTGATCTCGGTTATGCCAATGCTATCACTCTCGAGATGTTGCATAATTTGATGAGCACTGAAAAGTCCATCTCATTCTTCGGATGTATGCTGCAGTTGCTAGTCTATGGCACCTTTGTAACAAGTGATTGCTATATTCTGGCGGCTATGGCAGTGGACCGTTATGTGGCCATCTGTAATCCACTTCACTATGGAACTGTCATGTCCCAAAGAGTCTGCATTCAACTCTTAACTGGTTCATACTTCATGGGTTTCCTGAATGCTTCTGTCAATGTAGGCTTTACTTTCTCACTGAAGTTTTGCAAATCCAATAAAATTAACCACTTTTTCTGTGATGAACCCCCAATTCTGGCCCTTTCATGCTCCAATATTTACTTCAGCATCATGGTACTAGCAGCCTTTGTGGGGTTTAACTTGACATTCACTATATTGGTCATCATCTTTTCCTACATGTTTATCTTGTCTGTCATCCTGAAGATCTCTTCTTCTGCAGGAAGGAAAAAAGCCTTCTCCACCTATGCCTCCCACCTGACAGCGGTCACCATTTTCTATGGAACACTCTCTTATATGTATGTGTACCATGGTACCCTAGAGACTCAAGAGCAAGAAAAAATGGCTTCCATTTTTTATGGGATTGTGATTCCCATGTTAAACCCTATCATCTACAGTCTGAGAAACCAAGATGTAAGAGAAGCCCTAAAAGGGGTTGGAAAGAAGTGTTCCTAG